Part of the Roseomonas sp. OT10 genome, CGCGCCGGCGCCTCGCCCGCCACCCTGGCGGGGCCGCGCATCGGGGCAGGGCAGGCCGATCTGGTGATCGCCGCCGACCTCGTGGGCGCGCATGGGCGCAATGCCCGGCCGCTGCTCGGCCGGACGCGCAGCGCCGTGGTGGTGAACGCGGACCTCGCCCCCACCGCCGCCTTCATCCGCGACGGCGCCACCCGCTACGACCGCGCCGGCATGCTCGCCAGCCTGCGTGAGGCGTCGCGCGAAGTGATCGCCCTGCCGGGCGCGGAGCGGGTGGTGGCGGAGCTGGGGGATGCGATCTTCCTCAACGTCTTCCTCCTCGGCGTGGCGTGGCAGCGGGGGCTGGTGCCGCTGCCGGCCGAGGCGATCCTGCGCGCGTTGGAACTGAACGGGGCACAGGTGAAGGCCAACCAGGCCGCCTTCGGCCTCGGCCGCGCCGCCGCGCTGGAGGACCCCCAGGACGCCATGGCCGGGCCCCGCGTGCCGGAGACGCTGGACGCGCTGCTGGCGCGGCGGGGGGCGGACCTGACCGCCTACCAGAACGCGCGTTATGCCCGGGACTATGCCGGCTTCGTCGCGACGGTCCGTACCGCCGAGGCGGCGGCGGTGCCCGGCGAGGAATCGCTGACCCGGGCGGTGGCCGTCCAGCTCCATCGGCTGATGGCCTACAAGGACGAGTACGAGGTCGCCCGGCTGCACGCCGATCCCGCCTGGCAGGCGGAGCTGGCGCGGCACTTCACGGGGACGAAGGCGCAACGGCTGCACCTCGCCCCGCCGCTCCTCTCGGCCGAGGACCCGGATAGCGGCCGGCCGCGCAAGCGGGAGTTCGGGCCGTGGATGCTGCGTGCCATGGGCTGGCTGCGCCACGGCAAGGTGGTGCGCGGCACGGCGCTCGATCCCTTCGGGCGGACGGAGGAGCGGCGGATGGAGCGCGCCCTGATCGGCGAGTTCCGCGTGCGGCTGACGGCGCTGCTGCCGCGCCTGACCCCCGCGACGCAGGGCACGCTGGTGGAGTGGGTCGAGGCCTGGGGCGGCATCCGCGGCTTCGGCCCGGTGAAGGCGGCGCGGCTGGCGCAGGCGCGGGAGCGGATCGCGGCGGCCGAGGCGCGGCTCGACGCGCCGGCCGCTCGCGAAAGGCTGGCGGCCTGATAGGCTGCGGGCCGGGAGACCGCCGATGCTGACCGGACGATGCCACTGTGCCGCCATCCGCTACGAGTTGCCGGAGGCGGAGGTCCTGCACCACGCGCTGTGCCATTGCGGCGACTGCCGGCGCCATGCCGGCGCGCCGGTGGTGGGCTGGGCCATGCTGCCGGCGGAGCGTCTGCGTGTGACGGGGACGCCGAAGGTCTATGCCTCCTCGGAGCACGGGCGACGGCACTTCTGCGCTGGTTGCGGCACCAGCTTGTTCTACGTGAACGAGGCGATGCTGCCCGGCATGATCGACGTGCAGACCGGCACGCTGGACGATCCGGGCGCCCTGCCGCCGCAGGTGCAGATCCAGGTGGCGGAGCGGATCGGCTGGATGCGGACGGCGCACGAGCTGCCGGAGTTCGCGCGCTTCCCGGGCTGACGTCCGGGGCCGGAGCGTGACAGCCTGCGCGCCCAGGGAGGAACCAGGAACCATGCCGCTCGACACGCCTGCCGCTTCTGCGGCCTTCGACCTGCCCGAGGACACGAGGGCCCTGCGCGAGACGGCGCTGGACTTCGCCCGCGAGGTCCTGGCGCCGAAGGCCGTGGAATGGGACCAGACAGGGCATTTCCCGGTCGCGGAGATGCGCCAGGCCGCGGCGCTGGGCATGGCCGCCCTCTATGTCCGCGAGGAATCCGGCGGCGCGGGGCTGACCCGGCTGGACGCGGCGGTGGTGTTCGAGGCGCTGGCGACCGGCTGCCCCACCATCTCCGCCTTCCTGTCGATCCACAACATGGTCGCCTGGATGATCGACCGCTTCGGCAGCGACGCGCAGCGGGCGGAGCATCTGCCCTCGCTCGTCACCATGGAGCGCATCGCTTCCTACGCGCTGACCGAGCCCGGCTGCGGCTCCGACGCCGCCGCGCTGCGGACCCGGGCGCGGCGCGACAATGCGGGCTTCGTGCTCGATGGGGCGAAGCAGTTCATCTCCGGTGCAGGGACCTCCGACCTCTACCTCACCATGGTGCGGACCGGGGGGGAGGGGCCGGACGGCATCTCCGCCCTGCTGGTGCCGAAGGACACGCCCGGCCTCTCCTTCGGGGCGGAGGAGCGCAAGATGGGCTGGAAGGCGCAGCCCACCCGTACGGTGGTCTTCGAGGAGGCCCGAATCCCGGCCGCCGCCCTGCTGGGCGAGGAGGGGAAGGGGTTCCGCTACGCCATGGCGGGGCTCGACGGCGGGCGGCTGAACATCTCCGCCTGCTCCATCGGTGGGGCGCAGCGGGCGCTGGATCTGGCGCTGGACTACGTGCGGGAGCGCCGGGCCTTCGGGAAGGCCGTCGCCGATTTCCAGGCGACGCAGTTCCGGCTGGCGGACATGGCGACGGAGCTGGAGGCCTGCCGGGCGCTGCTCTGGCGTGCCTGCGGCAAGCTGGACGCGAAGGCGCCCGACGCCACCGCCTTCTGCGCCATGGCCAAGCGCTTCGTGACCGACACAGCCTTCCGGGTGGCGGACGAGGCGCTCCAGCTCCTCGGCGGCTACGGCTACCTGTCGGATTACGGGATCGAGAAACTGGTCCGCGACCTGCGGGTCCATCGCATCCTGGAAGGCACCAACGAGATCATGCGGGTGATCATCGCCCGGCAGATGCTGGGCGCGCGCTGACGCCCGCCCTGGTTGCGGAAGGGTAGCGACTTTCTCTCTCCGCACGCTATCCTCGCCAGGGCATGCGGGAGTCGAGGCGATGCTGCAGCGATGGAGCGGTCCGGCAGGCCGGGCCCTGGCCCTGGCGGTGATCGCCTCCCTGGCCCTCCCTGCCCGGGCGCAGCGTCTTCAGACCGTCGTGGTCCCTGCGGAAGCCGGCGTCGTCGTCGCCCCACGCAGCGCCCCGCCCCGCCTCGCCGCCCGGCCGACGCAGCCGGCCGCCACCGCGGCGCCGCGCCTGCCACCGATGCCGGAAACCCGGGAGGCCGAAACGCCGCCGAGCGCGCTTCTCCTGCTACCCCTCGCCGCAGCGGCACTCTTTGCGGCGGGCGTGGCGGGCGGCGGCGGCTCCTCCGCGCCAGCCCAGACGCGCTGACGGCGGCGATCAGCCTCCCGCGCGCGGCCTTTCCTCGCGCTCCGCCATCTCCGGCGTCAGGGCGTCGCCGAAATCGCGCGCCTCGAAGATCGGGCGGATCTCGATCTCGCTGGGGCCGGGCATGGGGTTGGGGCCCCGTCTCACCCAGGCCACCGCCTCGTCCATGTCCTGGACCTGCCAGAGCCAGAAGCCGGCCACGAGCTCGCTGGTCGCGGGGAAGGGACCATCCCGCACGGTGCGCCCCACGCGGTCGAAGGCAACACGCTTTCCCTTCGCCGAGGGCAGCTCCCCGGCCTCGTTCTCCATCATTGCCTTCACCAGCACCATCACGCGCATCGCCGATCCTTGCCTGGCAGCCTCCGGTGGGACGGGGGCGCCGGCGCGGCTCCGGCCGTCATGCCGCGGCACGGTCCCGGCCCTTCGGCCCCCCGGAGAGTGCGACCAGCCGGTCCAGACCGCCGGCATTCCCGAGGACCGCCGCCTTTTCCGCCCGGTTGAGGGCGGACAGCGCCTCCTCCAGCGTCGCCGCCTCCTCCACCCGCAGCAGGCCGACCAGCAGCACGGGGTCGATCGGGTCGACCCGCGGGCGCCGCGGCGGGGGCAGCATGCGGCGATGCGCCTCCAGCAGCACGGGATCGGCCACGAGACGCGCGACGGCCTCCGCCGGGGCGGGTGGCGCCGCGCGCAGCTCCCGCAGCAGGGCGTTGGCGCGGGCCAGGACCCTCGGCGGCTCGCTCTCCTCCGGGATCAGCAGCAGCCCGAGGCGCCGGAGACCCAGCCCGAGGTCGCGTCGGGCGGTCAGGGCGGCAAGCGGGATCGCCAGCGCCAGCCCCAGGATCACCGGCGACATCCACAGGGCCAGCCAGGGCGAGACGAGCCAGGCGACGATGCCGAAGAGCACGCCGAAGCCCGTGTGCCAGCCATAGAGCCGCACCACCTCGCGCCAGG contains:
- a CDS encoding YciI family protein, which translates into the protein MRVMVLVKAMMENEAGELPSAKGKRVAFDRVGRTVRDGPFPATSELVAGFWLWQVQDMDEAVAWVRRGPNPMPGPSEIEIRPIFEARDFGDALTPEMAEREERPRAGG
- a CDS encoding acyl-CoA dehydrogenase family protein; the protein is MPLDTPAASAAFDLPEDTRALRETALDFAREVLAPKAVEWDQTGHFPVAEMRQAAALGMAALYVREESGGAGLTRLDAAVVFEALATGCPTISAFLSIHNMVAWMIDRFGSDAQRAEHLPSLVTMERIASYALTEPGCGSDAAALRTRARRDNAGFVLDGAKQFISGAGTSDLYLTMVRTGGEGPDGISALLVPKDTPGLSFGAEERKMGWKAQPTRTVVFEEARIPAAALLGEEGKGFRYAMAGLDGGRLNISACSIGGAQRALDLALDYVRERRAFGKAVADFQATQFRLADMATELEACRALLWRACGKLDAKAPDATAFCAMAKRFVTDTAFRVADEALQLLGGYGYLSDYGIEKLVRDLRVHRILEGTNEIMRVIIARQMLGAR
- a CDS encoding GFA family protein, whose protein sequence is MLTGRCHCAAIRYELPEAEVLHHALCHCGDCRRHAGAPVVGWAMLPAERLRVTGTPKVYASSEHGRRHFCAGCGTSLFYVNEAMLPGMIDVQTGTLDDPGALPPQVQIQVAERIGWMRTAHELPEFARFPG